Within Thermus antranikianii DSM 12462, the genomic segment TTTCTTTCCCTGCCCGCCTCGTCCTCCTGAAACCATGAAGCGGGTGGTCCTAGCCTTCGGCACCCGGCCTGAGGCCACCAAGATGGCCCCGGTCTACCTGGCTTTGAAGGAGCACCCCCACATCAAGCCCCTCATCCTCCTCACCGGCCAGCACCGGGAACAACTAAGGCAGGCCCTGGGGCTTTTCGGCATCCAAGAGGACCGCAACCTGGACGTGATGCAAGAGCGCCAGGCCCTGCCGGACCTGGCGGCCCGCATCCTGCCCCAGGCGGCCAGGGCCCTCGAGGAGATGCGGGCGGACTACGTGCTGGTCCACGGGGACACCCTCACCACCTTCACCGTGGCCTGGGCGGCCTTTCTGGTGGGGCTTCCCGTGGGGCACGTGGAGGCAGGCCTAAGAAGCGGCAACCTCAAAGAACCCTTCCCCGAGGAGGCCAACCGCCGTCTCACCGACGTGCTTACCGACCTGGACTTCGCCCCCACCCCTCTGGCCAAGGAAAACCTCCTAAGGGAGGGCAAGAAGGAGGAGACCATCCTGGTCACCGGCCAGACGGGGGTGGATGCCGTGCTCCTGGCCGCCCGGCTAGGCCGGCTTCCTGAGGGGCTTCCCCCTGGCCCCTACGTGACCGTTACCATGCACCGGCGGGAAAACTGGCCCATCCTGCCGGAGCTGGCCCGGGCCCTCAAACGGGTGGCCGAGGCCTTCCCCCACCTCACCTTCGTCTACCCCGTGCACCTGAACCCCGTGGTGCGGGAGGCGGTCTTCCCCGTGCTCAAAGGGATGAAGAACTTTCTCCTCCTGGACCCCTTGGACTACGGGCCCATGGCCGCCTTGATGCGGGAAAGCCTCCTCCTCGTCACCGATTCCGGGGGGCTCCAGGAGGAAGGAGCGGCCCTGGGGGTTCCCGTGGTGGTGCTCAGGAACGTTACGGAAAGGCCAGAAGGCCTCGAGGCGGGCATCCTGAGGCTGGCGGGCACCGACCCCGAAAGGGTGTACCGCACGGTAAAGGAATTGTTGGAAAACCCCCAAGAGCTGGCCCGCATGCGCCAGGCCAAGAACCCCTACGGGGATGGGAAGGCGGGGATTCGGGTGGCCCAGGGAGTGGCCTGGCGGCTCGGCCTGGGGCCTAGGCCGGAGGATTGGGTTCCCTAGGCCAGGGCCTGAGCTGGTAGAGGCCCACCAGGAGGAGGCAGCCCCCCAGGAGGAGGGCGGCAAGCCGTCCCCCGAAGCGTTCAAAGAGGAGGCCGGTGAGGTAGGCCCCAAGGGGCCCGGTGCCCAGCATCACCAGGCTGTACACCGCCATCACCCGGCCCCGAATCCGGTCGGGCACGGATAGCTGCACCAGGGTGTTGGCGTTGATGAGCACGGAGATCATCCCGAACCCTCCCAGGGCCAAAAAGAAGGGGACCAGGAAGGCGTAGGGCAGGAAGAGGCCCAGGTGGGCCAGGGAAAGGGAAAAGACCCCAAGAAGAAGCCTCCCCGGCTTGGGCCTACCCGTGAAGGCCATGACCAAGGCAGCCCCCAAGGCCCCCAACCCCACGCTGGAAAGGAGGCCACCATAACCCGTGGCGGAAAGCCCCAGCACCAGCCGGGCATAGGAGGGCACCAGGGTCTGGAAGTTCATGCCCAAGAGGCTGGCGAAGAGCACCAGTCCCACCACCCGGCGCACCACGGGATGCTCGAGGACAAACCGCACCCCCTCCTGGGCCTCCCGCCACCAGCGGCCATCCCCTTCCTCCCCCCTAGGACCCAGGGGAAGCCGGCGCAGGACGAAGAGAAGGGGCAAAAAGGAAAGGGCGTTGGCCAAATAGGCCACCCCCACGCCAAAGAGGGCGATCAACACCCCGGCTAGGGCCGGCCCCACCAACCTGCTGGTGTTGAAACCAAAGGAGTTAAGGGCGATGGCCCCCGGGTACCGGTCCCTGCCCGCCAGCTCCACGGTGAAGCTCTGGCGCACCGGGAGGTCCATGGCGTTGAGGGCCCCGTAGAGAAACGCAAAGAGGAGTACGTGGCCATAGCGCACCTGCCCGGTGAGGATGAGGAAGGCCATGAGGAGGGCCAGAACCATCATGCCCCCCTGGGTAAAAATAAGAAGGTTCCGCTTGGGGTAACGGTCCGCCAACACCCCGGCGGGAAGGGAGAAGAGCAAGGAGGGCAGGAACTGCAAGGCCACCACCAGCCCAAGCCTCTCCGCGCTTCCCGTAAGGAGGAGGACCAGCCATCCCTGGGCCGCCGACTGCATCCAGGTGCCCATCTGGGAGGTGAAAAGGGCAAGCCAGTAAGAACGATAAAGAGGGTCTTTCAGGAGGGCCAAGGCCAGCACCTCCTTATCCTACGGCTGACTGACCGGTCATTACCAACTCCACCGCCGGCCTGTGCCTATACTGAGGCATGCTCCAGCGCGGCTTTCCCCTGTTCCGCGTTCTGGGGATCCCCCTTTACCTGGATCTCTCCTTCCTCCTGATTCTGCCCCTCTTGGCCTTTCTCATCGGCAGCAACTTGCCCCTTTATCTGGAGTTATTTGGCCTTCCTCGGGACCCCTCCCTGCTCCAGGGCACCCTGCCCTTCCTCCTGGGACTTTCCGCGGCCCTAGGGCTTTTCGCCTCCGTGCTTTTACACGAGCTCGGGCACGCCCTGGTAGCCCGCTGCTCCGGTATAGAAACCAAACGCATCACCCTGTGGCTCCTGGGCGGGGTAGCCCAGATGGAAAGGATCCCCAGGGAACCCAAAAAGGAACTCTGGATTGCCCTGGCGGGCCCAGCGGTGAGCTTTTCCCTGGCTCTCTTCTTCCGTTTGGTGCAGGCGGAATCCGGGGCCTTGGGGTTTCTCACCCACTATTTGGCCCTGGTCAACCTGATGCTGGGGCTATTCAACCTCCTCCCTGCCCTGCCCTTGGATGGAGGTCGGGTCTACCGGGCGCTTTTGGCCATGCGCAAGCCCTACCTCCAGGCCACCCGGCAGGCCTTGGCCCTGAGCCAGGCGGTGGCCTGGGCCTTGGGGCTGTTCGGATTTCTGGCCTTCAATCCCTTCCTGGTCCTCATCGCCTTTTTCGTGTACATGGCCTCGAGGGCCGAGGTGGAGGCCACCCTGCTGGCCCAAGCCTTAAGCGGGCTGAAGGCCAAGGACCTCATGACCCCAAACCCCCTGGTCATCCCCCCAGGGCTTACGGTCCAGGAAGTCCTGGAACTGGCCCTGGCCCACAAGGTTTCCGGCTTTCCCGTGGTGGAGGAGGGACGGGTCCTGGGGGTGGTGGGCCTCGAGGGGCTGGAGGGCGCCGACCCCCTGGCCCCGGTGGTCCACTACCTAAAAGAACCCCTGATCCTCTCCCCCGAGGAGGACGCCCTTACCGCCTTGGAGCGCATGGCGGAGCACGGCTATGCCCGGGCCCTGGTGATGGAAGGGGGCCGCCTGGTGGGCATCCTCAGCAAAACCGACCTCCTAAGGGCCTTCCAGGTGCGGATGCTGGGGCATTCCTCACCTTGACAGGCGGAGGGCGGTGGGGTAGGTTAGGGGCGCAAAAGTATACGGGAGGCGACCATGAAGCGAGTCCTTATCCTCATCGGTCTGGTAGCCCTAGGGCTTGGCCTAGCGCAAAAACCCAAGGTGGTGATCGGCACGGGAAGCACCGGTGGCGTCTTCTTCTACTACGGTACCGCCATGGCCGACATCCTGAATAAGGCCGGGGCGGTGGAGGCCCAGCCGGTGCAGACCGGTGGCTCCTATGACAACCTGCAGCTCCTGCGGGACCGTACCTCGGGCAACACCTACTACTGCGCCCTCACCACCACCGACTCCGCCTACGTGGCCTACACCGGGGAGGAGCCCCGCTTTAAGGACAAGCCGGCCAAAAACCAGCGGGTCCTCTTCTACATGTACCCCTCCTTCATCCACCTGGTGACCGCGGAAAAGACCGGCATCAAGGTGGTGCAGGACCTCAAGGGCAAACGGGTTTCCACAGGCCAGCCTGGCTCCAGCACCGAGAACCTCGCCCTTCTGGTCCTGCAGGGGGCCGGGGTAAAGCCGGAAACCTTCGCCAAGCGGGAGCGCCTGCCGGTGGCAGAAGGAGCCAAGGCCCTGGCTGAGGGCACCCTGGATGCCTTCTTCTGGGTGGGAGGCGTGCCCACCAGCTCCATCGTGGAGCTCTCCCAGACCCTCGCCCGCAAAGGGGACCGCATCTACCTGGTGCCCATCGACCCCAAGAGCACCACCGCCCAGGTGGTCATGAAGAGGTTCCCAGGCCTGGTGGATCCCTACAAGGTGCCCAAGAACGTCTACAACACCCGCACCGACGTGCCGGGGCTGGCCACCGGCAACATCGTGGTCTGCCCGGACACCCTGCCCGCGGAGGCCGGCTATGCCATCGTGAAGGCCGTCTTCGAGAACCTGGATACCCTCCGCACCGCTGTGGCCGCCGCCAAGGACACCAGCCTCGAGGCCACCGCCAAGCTTTACGGGAAGCTCCCCATCCCTTTCCACCCGGGAGCCGAGCGGTACCTGAAGGAGAAAGGCCTCATCAAGTAAGCCATGCCTTAGCCCGGGCGCCCTGGAACCCTCCAGGCCCCGGGCTTTTTTGGAGAAAGCCATGGAGCTAGAACATCCCAAGACTCCATCCACCCCTCTGGCCCGGCTGACCCACTGGATCCTGATCCTGGGAGCTCTTTACAGCCTGTATCTGGTCCTTCATCCCTTCACCCCCTTGGCCAAGGCCGAGATCCCCATCCTGGACATCGTCCAGCTTCAGCGAAGCACCCACGTCCTCTTTCTCCTTCTTGGGGGGTATCTCGTTTCCTTCTACCTCCCAAGGAAGCGCACCCTAGGGGCCTGGGTGTACTTCGCCTTCACCTTGATCCCCCTCTACAACTTCCTCTTTCCCAGCGTGCCCGGGGTAAACCTGCCGTGGGAGGCCAAGGCGGTGGGCCTCCTGTACTGGGGGGTGGCGGCCCTGCCTGCAATCCTCCCGCGCTTAAAACCGCCCGCCGACCTCTTGGCGGTTCTCCTGGCCCTTTTCCCTACCCTCTACCAGCTCCGCTTCTTTGAGGAGCTGGTCTACCGGGCGGTGCTTCCTGCGCCTTGGGACATGGCCATGTCCTTCGGGCTCATCATGCTGGTCCTGGGCCTGGTCTACCGCCTTCTGGGCCCCGTGATGCCTGTATTGGTCCTCTTCTTCTTCAGCTACAACCTCTACGCTGACCTCTTCCCCGGGGCCTTCAGGGGAAGCCGCCAGGGAATAGACCTCCTTCTGGGCAAAACCTTCAACGAAACCGAGGCCGGCATCTACGGGCTCATCACCGGGGTCTCCGCCAAGTACCTGGTCTACTTCACCTTGCTTTCCGGCATGATCGGGGCCCTGGGCCTGGGGAAGGTGGTGGCCAACCTGGCCCTGGCCCTGGTGGGCAAGCATCCCGCCACCCCTGGACGGGTTACCGGCCTGGCCAGCGTGTTCATGGGCATGTTCTCCGGCTCCGGGGCCGCGGACACCCAGTTTGTGGCCGCCCTCACCAAGCCCCTTTACGAGAGGGCCAACTACGATCGCCTGGTGGCCGCAGGCCTGGTGGCCACCGCGGGCACCATTGCCCTCATCACCCCCCCGGTCATGGGCTCCATCGCCTTCATCATGGTGGAAATCCTACAGATCTCCTACCTGAAGGTGATCATCATGGCCCTGGGGCCGGCCTTGCTTTACCTAACCGCCGTTTTGGCCTTCAACGAGTTCTACTCCCGAAAGGCGGGCCTGCCCCCCGTGGGAGCGGAGCTGGGCATGAGCCGAAGGGCCTATATCCTTCGCTATAGCACCCTCTTTTTGCCGATCCTCCTCATCATCGCCATGCTCTACATGGGCTACGAGGTGCGCACCGCCGCCAGCCTGGCCCTCCTCTTCTTCATCCTCCTCACTTATCTGGACCCCACCCTGAGGCCTAAGAACCTGGCTCCCATCTTCCAGGGGCTTTCCGAGGGCTTCCGTACCTTGCTCCCCATCGGCACGGCCGTGACCGCCGCCAACCTCATCTTCGCCATGATGGTGATCAGCGGCCTCCCCTCCAAGTTCAGCCAGCTTCTCCAGCAGGTATCGGGGGAAAGCCTCCTCCTCGCCACCCTCATCACCGCCATCTTCAGCCTGATCCTGGGCATGGGGGTACCCCCCACCGCCACCTACGTGCTCACCTCGGCCCTCACCGCCCCGGCCATCATCGCCCTGGCCAAGCAAAACGGCATCCCCGACTCCGCCGCCATCCTCGCCACCCACATGTTCCTCTTCTACTATGCGGTCCTGGCCGATGTAACCCCGCCCGTGGCCCTTTCCGCCTACGCCGCAGCCAGCGTCTTCGGCACCAACCCCCTGGTCACCGGGGTCTATGCCGCCCGGGTAGCCCTCGCCAAATACCTGGTGGGCTTCTTCTTCCTCCTTTCCTACTCGGGCACCGCCCTCCTCATCGTGCCCGTGTTGGAGAACTCCCCTCCCGGCGAGGCCTGGGGCATGATCCTGGAGCGCTTCCTCTCCGTGGCCATCGGCATCGTCTACCTTTCCGCCTCCGCCGCAGGGTATACCCGCAGGCCCCTGGCGCGCTGGGAAGCTTGGGCTTTGGGCATCCTGGCGGTTTTCCTCTTCGCGCCCTATGGACCCCTGAACCTGGCGGCCTTCCTGCTCGGCCTTCCCTTCTTCTTCCGCAAAGGGTTGACGGGAACTCGAGGAAAGGCTTAGGGTAAAAGCCGAAGGAAAGGAGGCAAGGCTATGAAGAGAGCCCTGTTGATCCTCTTGGCCCTGGCGGGGTTGGGTCTTGCCCAGAAGCCCAGGGTGGTGATCGCCACCGGGGGTGTGGGGGGGGTGTACTTCTACTACGGCACCACCTTGGCGGAAATCTGGAACAAAGCCGGGGTGGCCGAGGCCCAGGCCATCCAGACCGCGGCTTCCATTGACAACCTGCTCCTTTTGGAAAACCGCACAGGCGGGGGCACCTACTACTGCGGCACCGTGCTGCCCGATTCCGCCTACCTGGCCTACACCGGCCAGCACGACCGCTTTAAGGACAAACCCGCCAAAAGCGTGCGCATCCTCTTCGCCATGTACCCCAACTTCCTGCACATCGTCACCCGGGAGGGAACGGGCATCCGGGTG encodes:
- a CDS encoding site-2 protease family protein translates to MLQRGFPLFRVLGIPLYLDLSFLLILPLLAFLIGSNLPLYLELFGLPRDPSLLQGTLPFLLGLSAALGLFASVLLHELGHALVARCSGIETKRITLWLLGGVAQMERIPREPKKELWIALAGPAVSFSLALFFRLVQAESGALGFLTHYLALVNLMLGLFNLLPALPLDGGRVYRALLAMRKPYLQATRQALALSQAVAWALGLFGFLAFNPFLVLIAFFVYMASRAEVEATLLAQALSGLKAKDLMTPNPLVIPPGLTVQEVLELALAHKVSGFPVVEEGRVLGVVGLEGLEGADPLAPVVHYLKEPLILSPEEDALTALERMAEHGYARALVMEGGRLVGILSKTDLLRAFQVRMLGHSSP
- a CDS encoding TAXI family TRAP transporter solute-binding subunit — protein: MKRVLILIGLVALGLGLAQKPKVVIGTGSTGGVFFYYGTAMADILNKAGAVEAQPVQTGGSYDNLQLLRDRTSGNTYYCALTTTDSAYVAYTGEEPRFKDKPAKNQRVLFYMYPSFIHLVTAEKTGIKVVQDLKGKRVSTGQPGSSTENLALLVLQGAGVKPETFAKRERLPVAEGAKALAEGTLDAFFWVGGVPTSSIVELSQTLARKGDRIYLVPIDPKSTTAQVVMKRFPGLVDPYKVPKNVYNTRTDVPGLATGNIVVCPDTLPAEAGYAIVKAVFENLDTLRTAVAAAKDTSLEATAKLYGKLPIPFHPGAERYLKEKGLIK
- the wecB gene encoding non-hydrolyzing UDP-N-acetylglucosamine 2-epimerase, whose product is MKRVVLAFGTRPEATKMAPVYLALKEHPHIKPLILLTGQHREQLRQALGLFGIQEDRNLDVMQERQALPDLAARILPQAARALEEMRADYVLVHGDTLTTFTVAWAAFLVGLPVGHVEAGLRSGNLKEPFPEEANRRLTDVLTDLDFAPTPLAKENLLREGKKEETILVTGQTGVDAVLLAARLGRLPEGLPPGPYVTVTMHRRENWPILPELARALKRVAEAFPHLTFVYPVHLNPVVREAVFPVLKGMKNFLLLDPLDYGPMAALMRESLLLVTDSGGLQEEGAALGVPVVVLRNVTERPEGLEAGILRLAGTDPERVYRTVKELLENPQELARMRQAKNPYGDGKAGIRVAQGVAWRLGLGPRPEDWVP
- a CDS encoding TRAP transporter permease; translation: MELEHPKTPSTPLARLTHWILILGALYSLYLVLHPFTPLAKAEIPILDIVQLQRSTHVLFLLLGGYLVSFYLPRKRTLGAWVYFAFTLIPLYNFLFPSVPGVNLPWEAKAVGLLYWGVAALPAILPRLKPPADLLAVLLALFPTLYQLRFFEELVYRAVLPAPWDMAMSFGLIMLVLGLVYRLLGPVMPVLVLFFFSYNLYADLFPGAFRGSRQGIDLLLGKTFNETEAGIYGLITGVSAKYLVYFTLLSGMIGALGLGKVVANLALALVGKHPATPGRVTGLASVFMGMFSGSGAADTQFVAALTKPLYERANYDRLVAAGLVATAGTIALITPPVMGSIAFIMVEILQISYLKVIIMALGPALLYLTAVLAFNEFYSRKAGLPPVGAELGMSRRAYILRYSTLFLPILLIIAMLYMGYEVRTAASLALLFFILLTYLDPTLRPKNLAPIFQGLSEGFRTLLPIGTAVTAANLIFAMMVISGLPSKFSQLLQQVSGESLLLATLITAIFSLILGMGVPPTATYVLTSALTAPAIIALAKQNGIPDSAAILATHMFLFYYAVLADVTPPVALSAYAAASVFGTNPLVTGVYAARVALAKYLVGFFFLLSYSGTALLIVPVLENSPPGEAWGMILERFLSVAIGIVYLSASAAGYTRRPLARWEAWALGILAVFLFAPYGPLNLAAFLLGLPFFFRKGLTGTRGKA
- a CDS encoding MFS transporter is translated as MLALALLKDPLYRSYWLALFTSQMGTWMQSAAQGWLVLLLTGSAERLGLVVALQFLPSLLFSLPAGVLADRYPKRNLLIFTQGGMMVLALLMAFLILTGQVRYGHVLLFAFLYGALNAMDLPVRQSFTVELAGRDRYPGAIALNSFGFNTSRLVGPALAGVLIALFGVGVAYLANALSFLPLLFVLRRLPLGPRGEEGDGRWWREAQEGVRFVLEHPVVRRVVGLVLFASLLGMNFQTLVPSYARLVLGLSATGYGGLLSSVGLGALGAALVMAFTGRPKPGRLLLGVFSLSLAHLGLFLPYAFLVPFFLALGGFGMISVLINANTLVQLSVPDRIRGRVMAVYSLVMLGTGPLGAYLTGLLFERFGGRLAALLLGGCLLLVGLYQLRPWPREPNPPA